From Aegilops tauschii subsp. strangulata cultivar AL8/78 chromosome 5, Aet v6.0, whole genome shotgun sequence:
atcccatcttggggccttttccggcgctccgttggagggggcattgatcacgcagggcttctacatcaacaccatagcctctccgatgatgtgtgagtagtttacttcagaccttcgggtccatagttattagctagatggcttcttctctctctttggatctcaatacaaagttctcctcgattctcttggagatctatttgatgtaactcttctttttgcggtgtgtttgtcgagatccgataattgtgggtttatgatcaagattatctatgaacaatatttgaatcttctctgaattcttttatgtatgattggttatctttgcaagtctcttcgaattatcagtttggtttggcctactagattgatctttcttgcaatgggagaagtgcttagctttgggttcaatcttgcgctgctcgatcccagtgacagtaggggaaacgacacgtattgtattgttgccatcgaggataaaaagatggggtttatattatattgcatgagtttatccctctacatcatgtcatcttgcctaaagcgttactctattcttatgaacttaatactctagatgcatggtggatagcggtcagtgtgtggagtaatagtagtagatgcaggcaggagtcggtctagttgtcacggacgtgatgcctatatacatgatcatacctagatattctcataactatgctcaattctatcaattgttcgacagtaattcgtttacccaccgtaatacttatgctatcttgagagaagccactagtgaaacctatggcccccgggcaTGGCCGTCTCCAGAAATCCGGGGCCCCGGTGCGAAATGCAAATTTGGGCCCTAAAATTTCTAGAATACACGTTTTCATATGAAAGAAAAATTAAAAATTCAAACAGTACATAAATTATAGGCTTGTCAATATACTAAAACAAAAGACTAAACCTACCATATATCTTCCCTAGATAATTTGATTCATGAACTATGCATAAGCACACAATATACGCACTAATATAATCATTCAATGGAACAAAATAGTCCAACTTAAATAGGGTTTCAGTTTGAGCGCACCTGGTGGACAGATGGGTGATGCCTTCACCTTGGTATCGGCTACCCACTGTTTTTACTTGTGCGCTTTTTTCCTTTTAGAACACGCAAAAGATTTCTGCGTCATTAAATTAAGAATAGAAAAGAGTATTTACAGGATGGTATTATAGCGAAGAAAAACTGGACAACCTACACTGCCGAAACTTGTCATTAAGCAACCTCTTGAAGAAACCTGCCAGATTGGGTCACCCAAACGTCCATTCACCATGACCTTGTAACAGCAACAGAGGAACAGAGTTGTGCATCGAATCCAATTGTTCCCAAAACCGAAACACTGCATAATTTCAACAAGGAACGGCCATCCAACAAAGTCAAAAGCACAAGCTATATCAATAAAATTAGATCATCAGAGAAGGCACCTTCTTTCCATGCACTGTGCAGATGGCTTGCCGTACCATAAGAAAATTCCTCATGTGAGCAGGGCTATGGGCTGTGCCTCCGGGCAGGGAATGAAGCGATCAAACTAGACAACGCCGCTAGCCTCCGTGTCTGTGCAGCGGCGCcgaacttccatcagttcgtcTCGACCTCTCGGGAAGATGGATAGATCGATCGATCGCCGGCAGGCTATGTCGATCCAGACGAGAAGGCCCAGTTCGGGAGAGCCATGGGCCTGTGCTAGCTGTGAAAAAGGGCTCAAAACAAAAAAACTATAATGGACAGTGGCCCAGCATAGGGGGGCCCTCGAATTTGGGGGCCTTGTGCGGTCGCACAGCCCACACAGGCCCTTGGATGGGCctgcccccgggtctattttccatcatattaatctcccgacaacaagctatttcttttgccgtttattttgctttctttacttttactctttatcataaaaataccaaaaatattatcttatcatctctatcagatctcactctcgtaagtgaccgtgaagggattgacaacccctttatcgcgttggttgcgaggttcttatttgtttgtgtaggtacgtgggactcgagcgtggtctcctactggattgatagcttggttctcaaaaactaagggaaatacttatgctactttactgcatcaccctttcctcttcaagggaaaaccaatgcagtgctcaagaggtagcaacaaggatttctggcgccgttgccggggaggcctataccaagtcaagtcaagatttgatttcccgtcaatgagccatttctggcgccgttccggggagtctacgcacaagtcaagacataccaagtacccatcacaaactcttatccctcgcattacattatttgccatttgcctctcgttttcctctcccccacttcacccttgccgttttattcgccctctctttcccttcgcctctttttcgcttgcctcttgtgtTCTGTGTgccgtcatggctagtcctttatctactcctttgtctcctgagagtgaagttcttaattttaaacaaagggagggagaaaatctaaaagatgcttggtacagaatttgcaatgcgcaaaatagatctactaggaagcaatctacttccgttcttcttcgcaatttttatgtaggcatcactccttggaatagatatattcttgataccattaccggaggaaatttcttgggtagccatacttttgattcttacaatgctatgatagatttgtttggcccaccacctcttttggttaatggaactattttaactttggaacatgtgatgcaacggcttgaaattattgaaaataaagttgccaccatagagttgattgaaaatttggatagaaagatccacaaccaagttacccaatacggatctaaggtaggagttgctcttaaattttttaaagaaaaggaacctatggttaatgaaaagatagatcaagattccactagaattgataaaattcaggatattattaccaacctaGGGTCTGCCTTTTATTCCATGAAAAACACTCCTTCTAATGCTAAGATTGCCAAAttaatgtatgttcctaaaaataagggtgaaacttCTAGTAAGGGAAATGCGGACCTCAAATCCATAAGTTTCACCCCAACTTTCTTGCTAtccttaaggaaccttttgctacaaatgattttcttgattttgtgcctaggagtttgataattaataaaaataaagagactcctaggggttataggtgtcttattgaagaattgcctaccaaagatggcaatacctagatctatccttgtttttatgcctagctaggggcgttaaaagatagcgcttgttgggaggcaacccaatttttttttttgctttttgctcctgtttaggaataaatttttgatatagcctctggttagatttgtttttgtgttttaattagtgtttgtgccaagttaaacctataggatcttcttggatgatagttatttgatcttgctgaaaattccagaaactttctgttcacgaaaacaattgttaaaaatcaccagaacgtgataaaatactgattccaattgcagcagatcaataaacaaattatttaggtcatcctattttggtagatttttatgagttccagaagtttacgTTAGTTACAGatcactacagactgttctgtttttgacagattctgtttttcgtgtgttgtttgcttattttgatgaatatatggctagtaaaagagtttatgaaccatagagaagttgtaatacagtaggtttaacaccaatataaataaataatgagttcaatacagtaccttgaagtggtgttttgttttctttcgctaacggagctcacgagattttctgttaagttttgtgttgtgaagttttcaagttttgggcaaggatttgatggattatggaacaaggagtggcaagagcctaagcttggggattcccaaggcaccccaaggtaaatctaaggacaccaaaaagccaaagcttggggatgccccggaaggcatcccctctttcgtcttcgtccatcggtaactttacttggagctatatttttattcaccacatgatatgtgttttgattggagcgtcttgtatgatttgagtcttggatttttagtttaccacaatcatccttgctgtacacaccttttgagagagacacacatgattcggaatttattagaatactctatgtgcttcacttatatcttttgagctatataatttttgctctagtgcttcacttatatattctagagcacggcggtggttttgttttatagaaactattgttctctcatgcttcacttacatcattttgagagtcctacaaaacagcatggtaatttgcttaaattgagaaattagtcataatatgataggcatccaagattagtaaaaactttcttataagtgcgttgaatactaagagatgtttgatgcttgatgattgttttgagatatggaggtagtgatattaaagttgtgctagttgagtagttgtgaatttgagaaatacttgtgttgaagtttgcaagtcccgtagcatgcacgtatggtaaacgttgtgtaccaaatttgaaacatgaggtgttctttgattgtcctccttatgagtggcggtcggggacaagcgatggtcttttcctaccaatctattcccctaggatcatgcgcgtagtgcttggtttttgatggcttgtagattttttcaataagtatgtgagttctttatgactaatgttgagtccatggattatacgcactctcacccttgcatcattgctagcctcttcggtaccgtgcattgccctttctcaccttgagagttggtgcaaacttcgccggtgcatgcaaaccccgtgatacgatacgctctatcacacataaacctccttatatcttcctcagaacagccaccatacctacctattatggcatttccatagccattccgagatatattgccatgcaactttccaccattccgtttatcatgacacgtttcatcatttcatattgccttgcatgatcatgtagttgacattgtatttgtggcaaagccaccatgcatattatttcatacatgtcactcttgattcattgcccatcccggtacaccgccggaggcattcatatagagtcatactttgttctagtaacaagttgtaatcattgagttgtaaataaatagaagtgtgatgatcatcattcatagagcattgtccccaaaaaaagaaaaaaaagagaaaggccaaataaaaaaaggaaaggcccaaaaaaagaagaaaataaaaagggacagTGCTACTATCCTGTTTTcgacacttgtgcttcaaagtagcaccatgattgttatgatagagagtctcttgttttgtcattttcatatactagtgggaatttttcattatagaacttggcttgtatattccaacaatgggcttcctcaaatgccctaggtcttcatgagcaagcaagttggatgcacacccacttagtttcttttgttgagctttcatacattcatagctctagtgcatccgttgcatggcaatccctactccttgcattgacatcaattgatgggaatcaccctagctcattgattagccgcgtcaatgtgagactatctccttttttgtcttctcactactagaaaaaggcttactagtggcgcaccagttttgcctactaatggcgcactactagtgcgccactagcatcacgccactagtaatttttactaatggcgcaccgctggtgcgccattagtatctggtactctaatggcgcaccaggcagtgcgccattagtataggccacggtgcgccattagtatgcctcccagggggccatatatacccatgtgctttgccatactaatggcgcactgcagtgtgatgcgccattagtatccttcggcatactaatggcacactgctgggtgatgcgccattagtaccctctggcatactaatggcgcactgctctgggatgcgccattagtatcctttggcatactaatggcgcacgttggcgtgatgcgccattagtatgtatattagggatttttttttcttttctgatttttgcacagattacaaaatatattattggacagaaaataagcagcaggacacagcaacagcagattcatcgaatacaatagaagattagtctccgaatataattcatcatattagtctccgaattcaaaagaccgaacgaagatagaacattacaagtctcgagaccgcgagtagcgagtttgtattcacattacaagtcgatgccgatcatctaaactaccatcacatagaagagagatgcggtcatcacgatgagcatcatcgcgatgaaactggtcttcatccggttcctccaacgctccctcctctctcccgctagatagcgcgcgtatctagattccgcctccgccctagtggtgtaccctttgtaactgttaccgctgaaacggtgaacctgtctccgacactcctcccagtcgtcatagactccgggaaccttacccttgtacacgacatacgacggcatctctatgcactagccaaacaacagacaatacataagcaatatataagtatgcaacaaaaggatcggaagagaaaaagcaagacattaatagcacgattcatggtcctactaacaaatagcatcgattacatctaagttgaacgactgtccaaaccaaagagacatacaagttcactacagtttaattacaacatgagctaatgaatgtttcagaactacacatagcatcacaactttcgactcgactcatgggatcggagcgtggatgaagccgccatctgtcgtgatggtcatgaagtcgcgggcgttgtcagcctgcatttgtagcattgtgtctatctcgctgttggacggttgaaatttgaggtagaactgccccgaggtacgaaggacatcttgatggatgatttctgcaaactccgactggatgcgaaagaattcttgtcggatgtccgcgtcctggattgcccccaagcttgcggcccaatctttgagattatttggtagcagaaggtgattatggtcccgcacgatcgcccgcatgtgatggagggcgtagtaggcatccttctgaccgccaggcggctgcttgacgcaggggaacgtcgtattgtgggtgaacacatgcctgccgtacctacgaactggcctcttaaaggtgcctccagatgcggcgtagccggggaaagcatcatcaagaactttcttgatatttgtgtagtctatcttggagtcacggtccgggtcgagatatgtggccatggaatatttcgggcttaagaggatgagtgtgcaatgtgtgtcactgcacagaacacggaatgttagaaaaaaaaagaacgatcgaaatctaagaaatcatatgttacggggcggttaggagatgacttactcgggaaagtaaggcacgaggaagttatccttatctgggtttgccagaatgacgccttcgaggtgtgaactcgcgacttgccggtccccagcgctgcccaagatcttggcacgcatgtagaaggggtcgactatcacaatgtccggggtcttgtctctaatgatccgcatctccatactcagcgaaaacagtcgaacgaaggtgtagtgcagcggatgaaggttaagcatagcaaagatgtcatcaaatcgcaggacgatcgtacccccggcggcgctatccacaaagcccttgccctctggcaccttggccacgaaaaccgggtatgccacatcattctctctgagacgccgcttctccaaagaaagaacactgtcatgcagactccgcatagcaccggttgcagcattgagcatatttgtcggtagcatcggcctacccgccacatgcaccctcctcgagatatccttaggtgaaggtggtccgtcctgagcatggatcgtactcggtgccggttggctcgcactggcgcccttgttattctttcgtttccgtcccttcttcttgatctgctgtaatgggatcgagttctgctcacagaccgccttcttgagcgtgttggggctgacaatatttggcacctcagctatctgaggctcggtgaaggcggcagctggaggcgtctcctgagaactgaacgccagacgacgcctgttgcaattgggtttctccgccgtaccagctagatcgtgGTCGTCTTTTTGAGgattgggttcttgagaaggaggcccgcagaactcgtcaccgtacccatgttcggcaaagtacttatcgacgttggtaaatgtaccgtcgtcgttgtcgtcgtcgtccggatcctgtgccatatgcatgttcggatcctgtgccatagggatgtccggcaggtccggtagcgttgcggcgttcttgccatggcttggcgctggcacgactggcagtcttgtctgtggggtggtgtcccccgcccccaaacgaatctggctcttcggccaaagcaggggccagcttacacaggcgctgagggtcatcacatcatcttcgtcggccccagcgggtcgaatcggaggtaacaactcgtcgcagcctggcagtacccgaaccagttcaaccctatagaaggtgggtggcatcggattaccgtggaacacgcggttgcccggttgaacgattctgcccttggcgacatcgaccaactcgccgcccacgaagtgcaggagagtgcaaggaacatcggtggcgccctgcgaaaacatgtagggcgtcagggatgcccagtcaaaggcaaggagatgaagtcatcggccgagaggcttagttaccatgatgccgtcgagctcggctaatgtcgaggcaccgccaacggcaggcgtgcgcgtgcaactgacggaggggccgcttgctggcgaggtgccggccggcgtacacctgggtgcattaagctccaatgcccgtgccggcgccggagacacgaataccgcctccgccggagacaccaatggcgctgcctgcgcgttgtgcgagttgctggccgtgaagctgggaaccgggggaggcccctgttggccgcccgcaatccatgtcgtcagcccctgaatcaaggtaggcacaatggcggtgagcgtcgttcccagttgttgttgcacttgctcttggacaatctccggaatccgcgccacttgtgccttgagttcttgaacctcgcgcgactggctttccgagctggtctttttctcctttcgcccaccagcggtatagtatgacgaccattttgtggacaagcctttgccggccacacgaccagctgacgacggcttactgagcttatccttgtttttcattacgttcaacgccctatttaaaggggtgtcaaaaggggagctctgagatgaccccgcgctactgctttcagcctcctgcggaaggaatgtgaaccatttagaaatttggcttcattaactagaatgcaaccatatatgtagctaattacgcgggggtgtattccttaccagaactttctcaagcgccttggtcttcggatccgtggtaagctcctttgttaccgggtcctccttgtaccgggccctgacaaagttcctggtctgcttgtcagggaatttctcgaagcggggcggtaggccttgctcggcacgctccgcgtcctccttgtcccatataggctccgccactctataaccgccgggaccgagttggtggacccctaagttcaactgccgcatttctttcccccact
This genomic window contains:
- the LOC141022866 gene encoding uncharacterized protein encodes the protein MKNKDKLSKPSSAGRVAGKGLSTKWSSYYTAGGRKEKKTSSESQSREVQELKAQVARIPEIVQEQVQQQLGTTLTAIVPTLIQGLTTWIAGGQQGPPPVPSFTASNSHNAQAAPLVSPAEADPDDDDNDDGTFTNVDKYFAEHGYGDEFCGPPSQEPNPQKDDHDLAGTAEKPNCNRRRLAFSSQETPPAAAFTEPQIAEDGPPSPKDISRRVHVAGRPMLPTNMLNAATGAMRSLHDSVLSLEKRRLRENDVAYPVFVAKVPEGKGFVDSAAGGTIVLRFDDIFAMLNLHPLHYTFVRLFSLSMEMRIIRDKTPDIVIVDPFYMRAKILGSAGDRQVASSHLEGVILANPDKDNFLVPYFPDDTHCTLILLSPKYSMATYLDPDRDSKIDYTNIKKVLDDAFPGYAASGGTFKRPVQQCAISMPEGTNGASPSSVPLFTLE